A window from bacterium encodes these proteins:
- a CDS encoding glycoside hydrolase: MIEIKEKVVIFENPIPNLVSRHAYFPGLTKISEGDIIALFSIGEAFESMNSRICISRSTDEGKTWNFEGAIFKDTFNNMGPCTLKPTLLDNNSIIAIGYGFYRDNPEVFINLKTGGLPKGVNVVSFSYNRGKSWTLPETIPLSRPGLFEISGPCIQLKDGDIIASGTSFPDWEGKYPSGKIGVILRSKDNGMSWDDNTIFFSSRDIVAYESRLCQMDDGRVLVMLWLYDEKNKRNLTNHIVVSYDNGFSWSEPIDTGIFGQASNLLHLDKNLLLSIHCFREKDVGLYLNIVEFKDSWNVIFSKKIWGNTEGREIKGLKDMGKSLKFGQPSIFPVKDNKEFLVVFWAVEDCISKILGYRVCIGV; encoded by the coding sequence ATGATTGAGATAAAAGAAAAGGTAGTTATTTTTGAAAATCCCATACCCAATCTTGTAAGTCGGCATGCCTATTTCCCAGGACTTACAAAAATAAGTGAAGGAGATATTATTGCTTTGTTTAGCATAGGTGAGGCATTTGAATCAATGAATAGCCGGATATGTATCTCACGTTCAACAGATGAAGGAAAAACCTGGAATTTTGAGGGGGCTATATTTAAAGATACATTTAACAATATGGGTCCCTGTACATTGAAACCCACCCTTCTTGATAATAATTCTATTATCGCTATTGGTTATGGGTTTTACAGAGATAATCCTGAAGTTTTTATCAACTTAAAGACAGGTGGACTACCCAAAGGGGTAAATGTCGTTTCTTTTTCTTATAACAGAGGAAAGAGTTGGACTCTTCCTGAAACAATTCCTTTAAGTAGACCGGGTCTTTTTGAAATTTCAGGTCCCTGTATCCAATTGAAAGACGGAGATATCATTGCTTCAGGGACTTCTTTTCCTGACTGGGAAGGAAAGTATCCATCAGGGAAGATAGGTGTTATCTTGAGAAGCAAAGATAATGGAATGTCTTGGGATGATAATACAATCTTTTTCTCTTCCAGAGATATTGTTGCATATGAGTCACGGCTCTGCCAGATGGATGATGGAAGGGTTTTGGTAATGTTATGGCTTTATGATGAAAAAAACAAAAGGAATCTTACAAATCACATAGTGGTTTCTTATGATAATGGTTTTAGTTGGTCAGAACCTATAGATACCGGGATATTTGGACAGGCATCAAATCTTCTCCATCTTGATAAAAATCTGCTTTTATCAATCCACTGTTTTAGAGAAAAAGATGTTGGTTTATACTTAAATATTGTTGAATTTAAAGATTCGTGGAATGTAATTTTCAGTAAAAAGATATGGGGAAATACTGAAGGTAGAGAGATAAAAGGGTTGAAGGATATGGGTAAGTCACTTAAATTCGGACAACCATCTATCTTTCCTGTAAAAGATAACAAAGAATTTTTAGTTGTTTTCTGGGCAGTTGAGGACTGTATAAGTAAAATTTTGGGTTATCGGGTTTGTATTGGAGTATAG
- a CDS encoding SDR family oxidoreductase, whose protein sequence is MGILEKFSLKDKVAIVTGGAGLYGRCIVEGLAEAGAYVYIVSRNVDNCNKLAEELKKKGYNVSGGELDQADTESIIRLKERVITEQGRIDILVNNAVLRPMKGPDGPIEDFELSMKVNAVGVVNITRIIAEEMKKQRSGVIINISSIYGVLGVDPYLYEGTDMGVPPPDYFFHRAGIINITRYYASLLGPYNIRVNCISPGGFFANQHPEFVERYNKKTFLGRMANTEDIKGVVVFLASEASSYITGENIMMDGGLSVK, encoded by the coding sequence ATGGGTATTCTGGAAAAGTTTTCATTAAAGGATAAGGTAGCAATAGTAACAGGTGGTGCAGGGCTCTATGGCAGGTGTATTGTTGAGGGGCTGGCAGAAGCAGGTGCGTATGTTTACATTGTATCAAGGAATGTGGATAATTGTAATAAACTGGCGGAGGAGTTAAAAAAGAAGGGTTATAATGTTTCAGGTGGAGAACTGGACCAGGCAGATACAGAAAGTATAATTCGGCTTAAGGAGAGAGTAATTACTGAACAGGGCAGGATAGACATTCTCGTAAATAATGCTGTTTTAAGACCTATGAAGGGACCGGATGGACCAATAGAGGACTTTGAACTTTCAATGAAGGTCAATGCGGTAGGTGTTGTGAATATAACAAGAATCATTGCAGAGGAGATGAAAAAGCAGAGGTCAGGGGTGATAATAAATATCTCATCCATATATGGTGTGCTCGGTGTTGACCCTTATCTTTATGAAGGGACTGATATGGGAGTTCCACCACCTGACTATTTCTTCCACAGGGCAGGTATTATAAATATTACAAGGTATTATGCTTCTCTTCTTGGTCCTTATAATATAAGGGTGAACTGTATATCCCCTGGTGGGTTTTTTGCCAATCAGCATCCAGAGTTTGTTGAGAGATACAATAAAAAGACATTTTTAGGGAGGATGGCAAACACTGAGGATATTAAAGGTGTAGTTGTGTTCCTTGCTTCAGAAGCAAGTTCATATATCACAGGCGAAAATATTATGATGGATGGAGGACTTTCAGTAAAATGA
- a CDS encoding dihydrodipicolinate synthase family protein, translated as MENKFYGIYAALLTPFNEKGNVCEKRLKGLVRFLISKGINGLYVCGGTGEGLSMDIEERKKVAEIVKEEAGDRVRIIVHVGGALNTKNAVELAKHAEMIRADGISSIPPIYYKFNFNEIYEYYKRTAESISLPFFIYYIPATTGVTIPVDKFLKLLEIENIKGLKYTNYDFYTLQDILIKAKGRWIAFSGPDEMFLPALTMGVSGCIGSTQNVLPEIFVDIYKSFKGCDIKRAMELQKKITVAVSLLKKYGDCIASWKTALKFRGIDAGYGRSPMKETLTEEEERTFYKEWKEVFPEYIEK; from the coding sequence ATGGAAAACAAATTTTACGGTATCTATGCAGCACTTTTAACCCCTTTTAATGAGAAAGGGAATGTCTGTGAAAAGCGGTTGAAAGGACTTGTAAGGTTTCTTATTTCAAAAGGGATAAATGGACTGTATGTATGCGGTGGAACAGGAGAAGGACTTTCAATGGATATAGAGGAGAGGAAGAAGGTAGCAGAGATAGTAAAGGAAGAGGCAGGGGATAGGGTGAGGATAATTGTCCATGTGGGAGGTGCTCTAAATACAAAAAATGCAGTTGAACTTGCAAAACATGCAGAGATGATAAGAGCAGATGGGATAAGTTCTATCCCACCTATTTATTATAAGTTTAACTTCAATGAGATTTATGAGTATTACAAAAGAACGGCAGAAAGTATCTCATTACCATTTTTTATCTATTACATTCCTGCAACCACAGGTGTTACTATCCCTGTTGATAAATTCCTGAAACTTTTAGAGATAGAGAATATCAAAGGGTTGAAATATACAAACTATGATTTTTATACACTTCAGGATATTTTAATAAAAGCAAAGGGTAGATGGATTGCATTTTCAGGTCCTGATGAGATGTTTTTACCTGCGCTTACTATGGGTGTTTCTGGCTGTATCGGTTCCACGCAGAATGTATTACCTGAAATTTTTGTAGATATATATAAAAGTTTTAAGGGATGTGATATAAAAAGGGCGATGGAGTTGCAGAAAAAGATTACAGTTGCTGTCTCGCTATTAAAAAAATATGGTGATTGTATTGCCTCATGGAAGACAGCGCTGAAGTTCAGAGGAATTGATGCTGGTTATGGAAGAAGTCCTATGAAGGAAACACTTACTGAAGAGGAAGAAAGAACATTTTATAAAGAATGGAAAGAGGTATTTCCTGAATATATAGAAAAATAA
- a CDS encoding GntR family transcriptional regulator → MKTKTKELREKIIEYLMNSGDNKGITEEAIASYFKVSRTPVREVLKHLEHEGIIQTKRKAGITFKKFNEKEIKEMYDLRALLEGFAIREGIKNVTEKDIRELKEWVKMFHMAGEKHDMRKVEELDRLFHTKIIEFSNNRYLISMVKRLNLFTKVFKVKIYKKNKFYYKGYDINPYSHTKIIKAITTGNPDIAEGFVKNHILWARDNIIKNLMKGSDVKEKNIK, encoded by the coding sequence ATGAAGACAAAGACGAAAGAATTAAGAGAAAAAATCATAGAATATTTGATGAACAGTGGAGATAATAAAGGGATAACAGAGGAAGCGATTGCTTCCTATTTTAAGGTAAGCAGAACCCCTGTAAGGGAGGTATTGAAGCATCTTGAACATGAAGGAATTATACAGACAAAGAGGAAGGCAGGCATTACATTTAAGAAGTTCAATGAAAAGGAGATAAAGGAGATGTATGATTTGCGAGCGTTGCTGGAAGGATTTGCTATAAGGGAAGGTATAAAGAATGTAACAGAAAAAGATATAAGAGAATTAAAAGAATGGGTAAAAATGTTTCATATGGCAGGGGAAAAACATGATATGAGAAAGGTGGAGGAATTGGACAGGTTATTCCATACAAAGATAATAGAATTTTCAAATAACAGATATCTGATTTCTATGGTGAAGAGATTAAATCTTTTCACCAAAGTATTTAAAGTAAAGATATATAAGAAAAACAAATTTTATTACAAGGGATATGATATAAATCCTTATTCTCATACAAAGATAATAAAGGCGATTACTACAGGTAATCCAGATATAGCAGAAGGGTTTGTAAAAAACCATATTTTGTGGGCAAGGGATAATATAATAAAGAATTTGATGAAAGGATCTGATGTAAAAGAGAAAAATATTAAGTAG
- a CDS encoding sugar kinase yields the protein MENKVFCFGLIVGDFLGRPVKDIPEKGKLVLIDKVELHIGGCAANTGIVLSKLGISVSISGNVGDDNLGRFLISKLKDEGVDVSQIKTSKIKNTSGSMVIVHSDGERSFIHSIGANSDLHLEEIDFEYISNFPIIHIAGALLMPGFDGKPLAETLKRAKKMGLITSLDTAWDATGKWLELIEDALQYTDYFLPSIEEAKMLTGQTTPEDIAKFLMDKGVKNVGLKMGGDGSFICNEKEKYRFHPLKFDVVDTTGCGDAYVAGFITGIVKGFSFEKCGLLANLVGAKAATAIGATAGITSYEDTLEFGKKFGYRF from the coding sequence ATGGAGAACAAAGTGTTTTGTTTCGGACTTATTGTAGGGGATTTCCTCGGTAGACCAGTAAAAGATATACCGGAAAAAGGGAAACTTGTGCTTATAGATAAAGTGGAATTACATATTGGGGGATGTGCTGCAAATACAGGGATTGTCCTTTCAAAATTAGGTATAAGTGTAAGCATTTCTGGTAATGTGGGGGATGATAATTTAGGAAGGTTTTTAATAAGTAAACTTAAAGATGAAGGAGTAGATGTATCACAAATAAAAACAAGCAAGATTAAGAATACCTCTGGTTCTATGGTTATTGTTCATTCTGATGGTGAGAGGTCATTTATCCATTCAATAGGGGCAAACAGTGATTTGCATCTTGAAGAGATTGATTTTGAATATATAAGTAATTTCCCTATTATCCATATTGCGGGAGCACTTCTTATGCCAGGATTTGATGGTAAGCCACTGGCTGAAACATTAAAAAGGGCAAAAAAAATGGGGCTTATCACATCCCTTGATACCGCATGGGATGCAACAGGTAAGTGGCTTGAACTTATTGAAGATGCATTACAATATACTGACTATTTTTTACCGAGCATTGAGGAAGCAAAGATGCTGACAGGACAGACGACTCCGGAGGATATTGCAAAGTTCCTGATGGATAAAGGTGTAAAAAATGTTGGACTTAAAATGGGAGGGGATGGTTCTTTTATATGCAATGAAAAAGAAAAATATAGGTTTCATCCATTAAAGTTTGATGTTGTGGATACTACTGGTTGTGGAGATGCTTATGTTGCTGGATTTATCACAGGAATAGTGAAAGGTTTTTCTTTTGAGAAGTGTGGACTTTTAGCAAATCTTGTAGGAGCAAAGGCAGCCACTGCCATAGGTGCTACTGCTGGAATTACATCATATGAGGATACATTAGAGTTCGGGAAAAAGTTTGGTTATAGATTTTAA
- a CDS encoding trimethylamine methyltransferase family protein encodes MEWKRLAKRYNLPYGVECGGSMVYRFDGQSGAEGVLFMLSAYLSGASILSGIGSCYNAMGMSAEMMVIQTTWFEVAKYLTEGIKFDDFQEAMESIKNTGPGGNFLTDVLTLKNLRSGEFFYNELFGEAEGKSMLEKAHNKVEEMISNFQSPLKDELKGELIKYFSDKIFKENKKGESL; translated from the coding sequence GTGGAATGGAAAAGGCTGGCAAAGAGATACAATCTACCATATGGAGTAGAATGTGGTGGGTCTATGGTATATCGGTTTGATGGGCAGAGTGGTGCAGAGGGAGTCCTTTTTATGTTATCCGCTTATCTCTCTGGAGCCAGTATATTAAGTGGTATTGGTTCCTGTTATAATGCGATGGGTATGTCAGCAGAGATGATGGTAATACAAACTACCTGGTTTGAGGTTGCAAAATATCTGACAGAAGGTATAAAGTTTGATGACTTTCAGGAGGCAATGGAAAGTATAAAAAATACAGGTCCTGGTGGAAATTTTTTAACAGATGTCCTTACACTCAAAAACCTTCGCAGTGGTGAGTTTTTTTATAATGAACTTTTTGGCGAAGCGGAAGGGAAATCAATGCTGGAAAAGGCACACAATAAGGTTGAGGAAATGATAAGTAATTTCCAATCACCATTGAAAGATGAACTAAAAGGGGAACTTATAAAGTATTTTTCAGACAAAATTTTCAAAGAGAATAAGAAGGGAGAATCCTTGTAA
- a CDS encoding Gfo/Idh/MocA family oxidoreductase, whose product MKKLAFIGTNEGNGHIFSWSAIINGRYDKEKMEKCGYPVIPEYLSKEPPENLGIKDAYVYYVWTEDKKYAEYVAETTYINEVVDRPEDVIGKVDGVVITTDIGSTHLKLAKPFIEEGIPVFIDKPLTDNIDDLKEFIRYFKEGSPILSSSSYRYSKDIEDFWKKNNEKIEFVRCIMNKSWERYGVHAMEGLYKILGAGIKSVINLGDGNINVVYIEYNDERKAVIENIYNSKITGYDIFTPENTYTIKDTHTFYMFKKQMETFVRFIDERRYPYPYEETIEIIKVIIAGIISRKEKRKVELKEMEVG is encoded by the coding sequence ATGAAGAAATTGGCATTTATAGGAACAAATGAAGGGAATGGGCACATATTTTCCTGGAGTGCTATTATAAACGGAAGATATGATAAGGAAAAGATGGAAAAGTGTGGTTATCCTGTAATCCCTGAATATCTTTCAAAAGAGCCACCTGAAAATTTAGGGATAAAAGATGCCTATGTGTATTATGTATGGACTGAAGATAAAAAATATGCTGAATATGTGGCAGAGACAACATATATAAATGAGGTTGTGGATAGACCTGAAGATGTGATAGGTAAGGTGGATGGTGTTGTTATAACGACCGATATAGGTTCCACCCACCTTAAACTTGCAAAGCCATTTATTGAGGAGGGTATCCCTGTTTTTATAGACAAACCACTTACGGACAATATAGATGATCTGAAGGAGTTTATAAGATATTTCAAGGAAGGCAGTCCCATACTTTCCTCATCAAGTTATAGATATTCAAAGGATATAGAGGACTTTTGGAAGAAAAATAATGAAAAGATAGAGTTTGTAAGGTGTATAATGAATAAGTCCTGGGAGAGATATGGAGTGCATGCAATGGAAGGGTTATATAAAATCCTCGGAGCAGGGATTAAGAGTGTTATAAACTTGGGAGATGGCAATATAAATGTGGTGTATATTGAGTATAACGATGAAAGGAAGGCAGTCATTGAAAACATTTATAATTCTAAAATTACCGGATATGATATTTTCACTCCCGAAAACACCTATACTATAAAAGATACACACACGTTTTATATGTTTAAAAAACAGATGGAGACATTTGTGAGGTTTATTGATGAAAGAAGATATCCCTATCCATATGAAGAAACAATAGAAATAATAAAGGTGATCATAGCAGGGATAATATCAAGAAAAGAGAAAAGAAAAGTGGAACTGAAAGAGATGGAGGTGGGATAG
- a CDS encoding aminotransferase class III-fold pyridoxal phosphate-dependent enzyme encodes MNCKKGQKLWEKAKKLIPMGTQLLSKNADLFLPEQWPSYFKKAKGIEVWDLDGNKLFDFTIMGVGSCILGYSDPDVNRAVKKVIDSGNMSTLNSPEEVELAEILLKMEPWAGKVRYVRTGGEAMAVAVRIARAFSGKDKVAFCGYHGWHDWYLSANLSEDKALDGHLLPGLKPLGVPRALLGTAFPFTYNKIEELERIMESNNDIGVIVMEPIRNYYPEDGFIQKVREIADRYKAVLIFDEITSGFRMRLGGAYKIFNVIPDIVVYGKAISNGYPMAVIVGRSEVMEKAEESFISSTYWTERIGPAATIATIKKMKEKDVPSHLIKIGKKIMDGWRVVSEETGVKINVSGIPPLPKFSFEYENSRELMTLFTQEMLERGFLARESVYVSYSHKEKEVDRYLCAVKEVFNVIKKGMEKGRIRKMLKGPVAEQGFRRLT; translated from the coding sequence ATGAATTGTAAAAAGGGGCAGAAATTGTGGGAAAAAGCAAAAAAACTTATCCCTATGGGAACACAACTATTATCAAAAAATGCTGACCTTTTTCTTCCAGAGCAGTGGCCCTCTTATTTTAAGAAGGCAAAAGGTATAGAGGTCTGGGACCTTGATGGAAATAAGTTATTTGATTTTACCATTATGGGTGTTGGTAGTTGTATCCTCGGTTATTCAGACCCTGATGTTAACAGGGCAGTAAAAAAGGTAATAGACAGTGGAAATATGAGCACCTTAAATAGTCCAGAGGAGGTGGAACTTGCAGAGATACTTTTAAAGATGGAACCGTGGGCTGGTAAGGTAAGGTATGTCAGAACAGGTGGTGAGGCGATGGCTGTCGCTGTGAGGATTGCCCGTGCCTTTTCAGGTAAGGATAAGGTTGCATTCTGTGGTTATCACGGCTGGCATGACTGGTATCTTTCCGCAAACCTCTCAGAAGATAAAGCCCTTGATGGCCATCTTCTACCAGGACTGAAACCGCTCGGTGTTCCGCGGGCTCTTTTAGGAACTGCTTTCCCGTTTACATATAATAAGATAGAAGAACTGGAAAGGATAATGGAGAGTAATAATGATATAGGTGTGATAGTGATGGAGCCAATCAGAAATTATTATCCAGAAGATGGATTTATACAAAAGGTAAGGGAGATTGCGGATAGATATAAGGCAGTCCTTATATTTGATGAGATAACGAGCGGGTTCAGGATGAGGTTAGGTGGTGCATATAAAATTTTTAATGTAATACCTGATATAGTTGTTTATGGTAAGGCAATAAGTAATGGTTATCCTATGGCAGTTATTGTGGGTAGGTCAGAGGTGATGGAGAAGGCAGAGGAAAGTTTTATAAGCAGTACATACTGGACTGAAAGGATAGGACCTGCTGCAACAATTGCAACGATAAAGAAGATGAAGGAAAAGGATGTACCATCACACCTTATAAAGATAGGGAAGAAGATAATGGATGGCTGGAGGGTAGTATCAGAAGAAACAGGAGTGAAGATAAATGTATCAGGTATACCACCACTTCCAAAATTTTCTTTTGAGTATGAGAATTCAAGAGAACTGATGACACTTTTTACACAGGAGATGCTGGAAAGGGGCTTTCTTGCACGGGAAAGTGTATATGTCTCTTACAGTCATAAAGAAAAAGAGGTTGATAGGTATCTCTGTGCTGTAAAGGAAGTATTTAATGTGATAAAAAAAGGAATGGAGAAGGGCAGGATAAGAAAAATGTTGAAAGGTCCTGTTGCAGAGCAGGGTTTCAGACGGCTTACATAA
- a CDS encoding glycoside hydrolase, whose product MEIRVKREKFLGYDEKGRPIMPCFISYISNEKPTLIHRYSREDYSDGYDDFTDIISYDNGRTWTEPVLHYKSIITPEGKIRYAESAGLFDPDTEKLITITDKKLYPEDSLDVDLPWSVVYEEYDPKKNRWSGEIPLNFDIPGGIAVSFCRPIKTSKGRIVFPAQSYYIDKDGKIVHCKGCWNPTGIIVHILGDYRENSIIDWKLSSPLYPDLEKTSEGFYEPTVIERKDGSFAMILRGDNSMYPEKPGYKWVSFSYDGCETWTEAIPLGCDKGEPIESSSTGSVVFRSIKDGRVYWIGNLCIEGVRPNGNWPRTPLVIAEIEEELFVIKRDTIKVIDRRQAGEPPQLQLSNFRIYQDRENGDVVLFLTRYAERGHEDNRWLLSDYYRYRIEIIND is encoded by the coding sequence ATGGAGATAAGGGTAAAGAGAGAGAAGTTTTTAGGTTATGATGAGAAGGGTAGACCTATAATGCCTTGTTTTATTAGCTATATTTCCAATGAGAAGCCGACTTTAATTCACAGGTATAGCAGGGAGGACTACTCAGATGGATATGATGATTTCACAGATATAATCAGTTATGACAATGGAAGGACATGGACAGAGCCGGTCTTACATTATAAGAGTATAATTACACCTGAAGGAAAGATAAGATATGCAGAATCCGCAGGACTTTTTGACCCTGATACAGAGAAGTTGATAACAATAACAGACAAAAAGTTATATCCAGAAGATAGTTTAGATGTTGACCTGCCCTGGTCAGTTGTATATGAAGAGTATGACCCGAAGAAGAATAGATGGAGTGGAGAGATACCGCTTAATTTTGATATACCCGGTGGGATAGCGGTAAGTTTCTGTAGACCTATAAAGACATCTAAAGGAAGGATTGTATTTCCTGCCCAGAGTTATTATATAGATAAGGATGGTAAGATAGTTCATTGTAAAGGGTGTTGGAATCCTACAGGAATAATTGTTCATATCCTCGGTGATTATAGAGAGAATAGTATTATAGATTGGAAATTAAGTAGTCCGCTTTATCCTGATTTAGAAAAGACATCCGAAGGGTTTTATGAGCCGACAGTGATAGAGAGGAAGGATGGAAGTTTTGCTATGATACTTAGGGGAGATAACAGTATGTATCCAGAGAAGCCCGGATATAAATGGGTAAGTTTTTCTTATGATGGTTGTGAAACATGGACAGAGGCAATTCCGTTGGGATGTGATAAAGGAGAACCGATAGAGTCAAGTTCTACAGGTTCAGTTGTCTTCAGGTCAATAAAGGATGGCAGGGTGTACTGGATAGGGAATTTATGTATAGAAGGGGTGCGTCCGAATGGGAACTGGCCGAGGACACCACTTGTAATAGCAGAGATAGAAGAGGAACTATTTGTAATAAAGAGGGATACGATAAAGGTGATAGACAGGCGGCAGGCAGGAGAACCACCACAACTACAACTTTCTAATTTCAGGATATATCAGGATAGGGAGAATGGAGATGTGGTATTGTTTTTGACAAGATATGCTGAGAGAGGGCATGAAGACAACCGCTGGCTGCTTTCTGACTATTACAGATACAGGATAGAGATAATCAATGATTGA